A window from Theobroma cacao cultivar B97-61/B2 chromosome 3, Criollo_cocoa_genome_V2, whole genome shotgun sequence encodes these proteins:
- the LOC18604143 gene encoding uncharacterized protein LOC18604143 gives MMKLNPNWELKNCCNHEQVVFLVTVAVCTVVILALWRTILLRPFKLVTVFLHEASHAIACKLTCGHVEGIQVHADEGGTTQTRGGIYWLILPAGYLGSSFWGMVLILASTNLLTARIAAGCFVVALLVVLCVAKNWTLRGLCIGFVLFLGVVWVLQETTKIHILQYIILFIGVMNSLFSVYDIYDDLISRRVHSSDAEKFAEVCPCPCNGVGWGVIWGLISFLFLCGAMYLGLVILS, from the exons ATGATGAAACTGAATCCCAACTGGGAACTCAAAAACTGCTGCAATCATGAACAAGTAGTCTTTCTTGTCACTGTCGCTGTCTGCACTGTCGTTATACTTGCG CTTTGGAGGACAATACTTCTGAGACCCTTCAAGCTAGTGACTGTATTTCTTCATGAGGCGAGCCATGCTATTGCTTGTAAACTCACATGTGGTCat GTGGAAGGGATCCAGGTTCATGCAGATGAAGGTGGAACCACACAAACACGTGGCGGCATATACTGGTTAATCTTGCCAGCCGGAT ATCTTGGGTCATCTTTTTGGGGAATGGTTTTGATACTAGCATCAACAAATCTTCTGACTGCAAGAATTGCTGCAGGATGTTTTGTCGTTGCTCTACTTGTTGTACTCTGTGTAGCTAAAAAC TGGACACTAAGGGGACTTTGTATTG GATTTGTTCTTTTCCTTGGTGTGGTTTGGGTTCTTCAAGAAACAACAAAGATTCATATACTTCAGTACATTATTTTGTTCATTG GTGTAATGAACAGCTTGTTTTCAGTCTATG ATATATATGATGACCTCATATCTCGTAGAGTTCACTCTAGTGATGCTGAAAAATTCGCAGAAGTGTGTCCTTGTCCTTGCAATGGCGTTGGCTGGGGTGTTATCTG GGGTTTAATATCATTCTTATTTCTTTGTGGAGCAATGTACCTTGGTCTTGTAATATTGTCTTGA
- the LOC18604144 gene encoding G-type lectin S-receptor-like serine/threonine-protein kinase B120 has translation MGIFAKLFSCIENHLLAVRSGSAGEDDADDGPDTHGLFFELSALQIATNFFSELNLLGHGGFGPVYKGLMPNGQEVAVKKLSLDSRQGLKQFINEVKLLLKTQHKNLVILLGCCAEGPEKMLVYEYLPNKSLDYFLFGKYKSSSLDWQTRFQIVAGIARGLLYLHEEAPERIIHRDIKTSNILLDQHLNPKISDFGLARLFPGDDTHVNTFKISGTHGYMAPEYAMHGYLSVKTDVFSYGVVVLEIVSGRKNHDSRLGTEKADLLSYAWILFQGGQSLDLVDPTLDKYNRDEAAMCIQLGLLCCQQTVSERPDMNSVHLMLSSDSFTLPRPGKPAIQGRAGRWTTTSTSAFTNTNASSMNTGVTRASGGSSFVEDYSRNSMSYSSIDEGR, from the exons ATGGGCATCTTCGCTAAACTCTTTTCTTGCATCGAGAACCACCTTTTAGCCGTACGAAGTGGCTCCGCCGGAGAAGACGACGCCGACGACGGCCCCGACACTCACGGACTTTTCTTCGAGCTTAGTGCTCTCCAAATTGCTACTAATTTTTTCTCTGAACTTAACCTGCTCGGTCACGGTGGCTTCGGTCCCGTCTACAAG GGTTTGATGCCAAATGGTCAAGAAGTGGCTGTGAAGAAGCTTTCACTGGATTCGAGACAGGGACTTAAACAATTCATTAATGAGGTGAAACTTTTATTGAAAACCCAGCACAAGAACTTAGTGATATTGTTGGGATGCTGTGCAGAAGGACCTGAGAAGATGCTTGTTTATGAGTATCTGCCAAATAAAAGCCTTGATTACTTTCTTTTTG GTAAGTATAAGTCTTCATCCTTGGATTGGCAAACCCGATTTCAGATAGTCGCAGGCATTGCGAGAGGTCTCCTCTACTTGCATGAAGAGGCCCCTGAAAGGATCATCCATAGAGACATTAAAACCAGTAATATATTGTTGGATCAGCATTTGAACCCAAAAATCTCGGATTTTGGCTTGGCAAGGCTCTTCCCTGGGGATGATACCCATGTAAATACCTTCAAGATTTCTGGCACTCA TGGTTACATGGCTCCTGAATATGCCATGCATGGGTATTTGTCTGTGAAGACAGATGTTTTCAGCTATGGAGTTGTGGTCTTGGAGATAGTAAGTGGGAGAAAGAACCATGATAGCCGTCTTGGTACAGAGAAGGCAGACCTCTTGAGCTAT GCATGGATTCTCTTTCAAGGAGGACAGTCATTGGATCTAGTTGATCCAACCCTTGACAAGTACAATCGTGATGAGGCAGCAATGTGCATTCAGCTGGGCTTGTTATGTTGTCAGCAGACGGTTTCTGAGAGGCCAGACATGAACTCTGTTCATCTCATGCTTTCGAGTGATTCATTTACTTTGCCGAGACCAGGTAAACCTGCAATTCAAGGCCGTGCAGGACGGTGGACAACAACCTCCACCTCTGCTTTTACTAATACTAATGCTAGTAGCATGAACACTGGTGTCACGAGGGCTTCGGGAGGCAGTAGTTTCGTCGAGGATTATTCTAGAAATTCTATGTCTTATTCTTCTATTGATGAGGGTAGATGA